In uncultured Bacteroides sp., one genomic interval encodes:
- a CDS encoding lipoprotein signal peptidase, which yields MKIKITKGQISVLIIISVLVIDQIIKILVKTGMYLHENIRVCGDWFYIYFTENNGMAFGMELFGKLFLTSFRIIAVSFIGYIIVKVIKKNYKTGFIVCLSMILAGALGNIIDSIFYGVIFSASVPENYINASLATFMPEGGGYSSLLYGKVVDMFYFPIIDTTWPSWIPFVGDEHFIFFSPIFNFADASISCGIVALLLFYSKYLNEGHSTKKEVINNDEPQTK from the coding sequence ATGAAAATAAAAATTACGAAAGGACAGATATCTGTTCTGATTATAATTTCTGTACTTGTAATTGACCAAATAATAAAGATCCTCGTAAAAACAGGAATGTATTTACATGAAAATATTCGTGTTTGCGGGGATTGGTTTTACATTTATTTTACTGAAAATAATGGAATGGCTTTCGGAATGGAATTGTTCGGAAAGCTATTTCTTACATCATTCAGAATCATTGCTGTATCATTCATTGGTTATATTATAGTTAAGGTTATTAAGAAGAATTACAAAACCGGCTTTATAGTATGTCTTTCTATGATACTTGCCGGAGCATTAGGTAATATCATTGACAGCATATTTTATGGAGTAATTTTTAGTGCAAGTGTTCCTGAAAATTATATCAATGCTTCATTGGCTACATTTATGCCTGAAGGTGGTGGTTATTCTTCTTTGCTTTATGGTAAGGTAGTAGACATGTTTTATTTCCCAATAATTGATACAACATGGCCTAGCTGGATTCCGTTTGTTGGCGATGAACATTTCATATTCTTCAGTCCTATATTCAATTTTGCCGATGCTTCCATTAGTTGCGGTATAGTAGCTCTTCTTCTCTTTTATAGTAAATATCTGAATGAAGGTCATTCTACTAAAAAAGAAGTAATTAATAATGATGAACCACAAACTAAATAA
- a CDS encoding TraR/DksA C4-type zinc finger protein, translating into MAEKTRYSDAELDEFRAIIKEKLEKAQLDYDQLKLSIMNQDGNDIIDTSPTYKVLEEGANTLSKEEVGRLALRQQKFIQSLQAALVRIENKTYGICRETGKLIPAERLRAVPHATLSIEAKNDGKK; encoded by the coding sequence ATGGCAGAAAAGACGAGATACTCTGATGCGGAATTGGATGAATTCCGCGCTATAATCAAGGAAAAACTTGAAAAAGCTCAACTTGATTACGATCAGCTTAAATTAAGTATAATGAATCAGGATGGTAATGATATAATTGATACATCACCAACATACAAAGTTCTGGAAGAAGGAGCAAATACCTTGTCTAAAGAAGAAGTAGGCCGTTTGGCTTTAAGACAGCAAAAATTTATTCAAAGTCTTCAGGCTGCTTTGGTGCGTATTGAAAATAAAACATATGGTATCTGTCGTGAAACAGGAAAATTAATTCCTGCAGAACGATTGCGCGCTGTGCCTCATGCAACATTGAGCATTGAAGCTAAAAATGACGGAAAAAAATAA
- a CDS encoding DUF4296 domain-containing protein: protein MMNHKLNNFFVGFVLLSCIGLSSCKKKMPADVLSKGEMEDVLVDYHLAKSMAANLPPEEHYKQALYMNYVFEKYGITEEAFDHSLEWYSRNTEDFVKIYEEVTKRLTSEKEDITNLIASSGESEQQQSQTGDTVNVWHKQKLYKLTQSAATNKFFFTIYPDSNYKEKDIILWSIRCSFVSAKQHPQDAVMSLNIKYSTDSIISETRNLRHSGMYNIRIQNDSACKIKEIKGFVYYDQLSHFSKDALIVDKIALTRYHVKKDAKSMTKMSPINKVDSLKKDTATKHEIMQNTQPMVIDSVNKTDIRTSGPRRKSKKNVSNDMRNINNQPAQQPRIR, encoded by the coding sequence ATGATGAACCACAAACTAAATAATTTTTTTGTAGGGTTTGTTCTTCTTTCTTGCATTGGATTATCCTCTTGTAAAAAGAAAATGCCTGCTGATGTACTTTCTAAAGGTGAAATGGAAGATGTTTTGGTAGATTATCATTTAGCCAAATCAATGGCTGCAAATTTGCCACCTGAAGAACATTATAAGCAAGCGCTGTATATGAATTATGTTTTTGAAAAATATGGCATAACAGAGGAAGCTTTTGATCATTCACTTGAATGGTATTCCCGGAATACAGAGGACTTTGTGAAAATTTACGAAGAAGTTACTAAAAGACTAACTTCTGAAAAAGAGGATATCACTAATTTAATAGCTTCAAGCGGTGAAAGTGAACAACAACAGTCGCAGACCGGAGATACTGTAAACGTATGGCACAAACAAAAACTTTATAAGTTAACCCAGTCTGCAGCTACAAATAAGTTCTTCTTTACCATCTATCCTGATAGTAATTACAAAGAGAAAGATATTATTTTATGGAGTATCAGATGCTCATTTGTTTCAGCAAAACAACATCCTCAGGATGCTGTTATGTCATTGAATATTAAATATAGCACTGATTCTATTATTTCTGAAACAAGAAATCTCAGACATTCAGGTATGTATAACATACGAATTCAAAATGATTCAGCTTGCAAAATAAAGGAGATCAAAGGTTTTGTTTATTACGATCAACTTAGTCATTTCTCTAAAGATGCTTTAATAGTTGATAAGATAGCATTAACAAGGTACCATGTGAAGAAGGATGCCAAATCGATGACTAAGATGTCGCCAATTAATAAAGTTGATTCACTAAAGAAGGATACAGCTACTAAGCATGAAATTATGCAGAATACGCAGCCTATGGTTATTGATAGTGTTAACAAAACAGATATCAGAACATCGGGCCCTCGTCGTAAAAGCAAGAAGAATGTAAGCAACGATATGCGTAATATAAATAATCAACCTGCGCAACAACCTAGAATTAGATAA
- the fsa gene encoding fructose-6-phosphate aldolase, with product MKFFIDTANLEQIREANDLGVLDGVTTNPSLMAKEGIKGVENQQKHYIEICNIVDGDVSAEVIATDYEGMIREGEELAALHPHIVVKVPCIADGIKAIKHFTGKGIRTNCTLVFSPGQALLAAKAGATYVSPFVGRLDDISSDGIDVVRKIVEMYSFYGFKTQVLAASIRHTQHIIQCIEVGADVATCPLSAIKGLLKHPLTDSGLAQFLADYKKVNG from the coding sequence ATGAAGTTTTTTATTGACACAGCAAATTTGGAACAAATCAGAGAAGCCAATGATCTTGGAGTACTCGATGGAGTGACGACAAACCCTTCACTGATGGCAAAAGAAGGAATTAAAGGAGTAGAGAATCAGCAAAAACACTATATTGAGATTTGCAATATAGTAGATGGTGATGTTAGTGCGGAAGTTATTGCAACCGATTATGAAGGTATGATACGGGAAGGTGAAGAATTGGCAGCTCTCCATCCCCATATTGTGGTGAAAGTTCCATGCATTGCAGATGGAATAAAAGCTATTAAACACTTTACAGGTAAGGGAATCCGTACAAATTGCACACTTGTTTTCTCTCCCGGACAAGCTCTATTGGCAGCAAAGGCCGGAGCAACATACGTATCTCCTTTTGTTGGTCGATTGGACGACATCAGTAGTGATGGAATTGATGTTGTACGCAAAATTGTTGAGATGTATTCGTTCTACGGATTCAAAACTCAAGTCCTGGCTGCCTCAATAAGACACACACAACACATTATTCAATGTATTGAAGTTGGAGCAGATGTTGCCACTTGTCCGCTTAGTGCTATAAAAGGCTTGCTAAAGCATCCGTTGACAGATAGCGGACTAGCGCAATTCCTGGCTGATTACAAGAAAGTAAATGGATAA
- the serB gene encoding phosphoserine phosphatase SerB, translating to MNESATELILIRITGEDRPGLTASVTEILAKYDVTILDIGQADIHNTLSLGILFKTEEHHSGFIMKELLFKASSLGITIRFYPISVEEYENWVNMQGKNRYILTLLGRKLSATQISAVTRIVSDQGMNIDAIKRLTGRIPLDEQKANIRSCIELSVRGNPKNQEEMQAKLLKLSGELDMDYSFQLDNMYRRMRRLICFDMDSTLIETEVIDELAMKAGVGDEVKAITESAMRGEIDFTESFRRRVALLKGLDESVMKDIAEKLPITEGVDRLMFVLKRYGYKIAILSGGFTYFGNYLKQKYGIDYVYANELEIIDGKLTGNYLGDVVDGKRKAELLRLIAQVENVDIAQTIAVGDGANDLPMLGIAGLGIAYHAKPKVQQNAKQSINTIGLDGVLYFLGFKDSYLDEQGKL from the coding sequence ATGAATGAATCAGCAACAGAATTGATATTAATACGTATTACCGGCGAAGACCGTCCTGGCCTTACAGCTTCTGTTACAGAAATATTAGCTAAATACGACGTAACTATTCTAGATATTGGTCAGGCCGATATCCACAATACACTATCTCTAGGGATTCTTTTCAAAACAGAGGAACACCATTCTGGCTTTATTATGAAAGAGCTTCTATTTAAAGCCTCTTCTTTAGGTATAACCATCCGCTTTTATCCTATTTCTGTTGAGGAATATGAAAACTGGGTAAATATGCAAGGAAAAAACCGATACATATTAACTCTTTTAGGAAGAAAGCTTTCTGCAACCCAAATTTCTGCAGTTACAAGAATTGTCTCTGATCAAGGTATGAATATTGATGCCATTAAGAGATTAACAGGCCGTATTCCCCTCGATGAGCAAAAGGCAAATATACGTTCATGTATTGAGCTATCAGTTCGTGGAAATCCTAAAAATCAGGAAGAGATGCAAGCTAAACTCTTAAAATTATCAGGTGAGCTGGATATGGACTATTCGTTTCAGTTAGATAATATGTATCGTAGGATGCGCCGCTTAATATGTTTTGATATGGACTCTACACTTATAGAAACAGAAGTAATAGACGAACTTGCAATGAAAGCCGGTGTTGGCGATGAAGTTAAAGCTATTACAGAAAGTGCAATGCGTGGCGAGATTGACTTTACTGAAAGTTTCCGTAGAAGAGTTGCATTACTGAAAGGTCTGGATGAATCGGTAATGAAAGATATTGCAGAGAAGTTACCAATTACTGAAGGTGTTGATCGTCTTATGTTTGTTTTAAAACGCTACGGATATAAAATAGCAATTCTGTCTGGTGGATTTACCTATTTTGGAAATTACTTGAAACAGAAATATGGTATTGATTATGTTTATGCTAACGAATTAGAGATAATTGATGGAAAACTTACCGGAAACTATTTAGGTGACGTTGTTGATGGTAAACGAAAAGCAGAATTATTAAGATTGATTGCTCAGGTAGAAAATGTAGATATAGCACAAACTATAGCTGTTGGTGATGGAGCTAACGATCTTCCAATGCTAGGTATTGCAGGATTAGGTATTGCTTATCATGCAAAACCAAAAGTACAACAGAATGCAAAACAGTCAATTAACACTATTGGACTGGATGGAGTTCTGTATTTCTTAGGTTTTAAAGATTCATATTTGGATGAACAGGGTAAATTGTAA
- a CDS encoding peroxiredoxin: MRSLIGKKAPKFTASAVVDGNKIVNDFSLAQYEGNKYVVFFFYPMDFTFVCPTELHAFQEKLEEFEKRGVAVVGCSVDSEYSHLAWLNTPKKNGGIQGVKYPIVSDFSKSISEKFGVLAGGYSPDENGNWVCNGLPVAYRGLFLIDKNGVVRHCVINDLPLGRSVDEALRVVDALQHFEEFGEVCPANWCKGKDALKATDEGVSDYLSNH, translated from the coding sequence ATGAGATCACTAATTGGAAAAAAGGCACCTAAGTTTACTGCTTCAGCAGTTGTAGACGGAAATAAGATAGTAAATGATTTTTCATTGGCACAATATGAAGGAAATAAATACGTAGTATTCTTCTTCTACCCAATGGACTTTACATTTGTTTGTCCTACTGAATTACATGCATTCCAAGAAAAACTGGAAGAGTTTGAAAAGAGAGGTGTAGCGGTAGTAGGTTGTTCGGTAGACTCTGAGTACTCACATCTTGCATGGTTAAATACTCCTAAAAAGAATGGTGGAATACAGGGCGTAAAATATCCTATTGTTTCTGACTTCTCAAAATCAATATCAGAAAAATTTGGAGTACTGGCCGGAGGATATTCTCCAGACGAGAATGGAAACTGGGTATGTAATGGACTACCTGTAGCATATAGAGGATTATTCCTAATTGATAAAAATGGAGTAGTAAGACATTGCGTAATAAATGATCTTCCATTAGGACGAAGTGTTGACGAAGCATTAAGAGTAGTAGATGCTCTGCAACATTTTGAGGAATTTGGAGAGGTTTGTCCTGCAAACTGGTGCAAAGGAAAAGATGCATTAAAAGCCACAGATGAAGGCGTTTCAGATTATTTAAGTAATCATTAA
- a CDS encoding DEAD/DEAH box helicase, which translates to MKFSELNLNDTVLQALDAMNFDECTPVQENAIPVILEGRDLIAVAQTGTGKTAAFLLPILNKLSQEKHPEDAINCIIMSPTRELAQQIDQQMEGFSYFMPVSSVAVYGGSDGIQFEQQKKGLALGADVVIATPGRLLSHLSLGYVDLSRVSYFVLDEADRMLDMGFYDDIMQVVKLMPKERQTIMFSATMPANIQKLANNILNNPVEIKLAVSKPAEKIIQAAYVCYENQKLDIIQSLFIDEVPEKAIIFASSKLKVKEVTKSLKRLKLNVGEMHSDLDQSQREFIMREFKNGRINILVATDIVSRGIDIDDIRLVVNYDVPHDSEDYVHRIGRTARANNDGVAITFVNEKEQTAFKSIEDFLEKTIYKIPVPEELGEAPEYNPRSHNRKSNFKGKKKFSGKRKE; encoded by the coding sequence ATGAAATTTTCTGAACTTAATTTAAATGACACAGTGCTTCAGGCGCTTGATGCCATGAACTTTGATGAATGTACACCTGTGCAAGAGAACGCTATCCCCGTTATACTTGAAGGTAGAGACTTAATTGCTGTTGCACAGACTGGTACAGGTAAAACTGCTGCTTTTTTACTTCCAATTCTAAATAAACTTTCACAGGAGAAACATCCTGAAGATGCAATAAACTGCATTATAATGTCTCCTACTCGTGAGTTAGCTCAGCAGATTGACCAGCAAATGGAGGGCTTTTCATATTTTATGCCAGTTTCCAGCGTTGCTGTATATGGAGGAAGTGATGGAATTCAGTTTGAACAGCAAAAAAAGGGATTGGCATTAGGTGCAGATGTTGTGATTGCTACTCCCGGGCGTCTTTTAAGTCATTTAAGTTTAGGATATGTAGATTTATCTCGAGTTTCTTATTTTGTTCTCGATGAAGCAGATCGTATGCTCGATATGGGATTTTATGACGATATTATGCAAGTTGTCAAGTTAATGCCAAAAGAGCGTCAAACAATTATGTTTTCTGCAACTATGCCAGCCAATATTCAAAAATTGGCAAATAATATCCTAAATAATCCTGTTGAAATTAAGCTTGCTGTTTCAAAACCAGCTGAAAAAATTATTCAGGCAGCTTATGTATGTTACGAAAATCAGAAATTAGATATTATACAAAGTCTTTTTATAGATGAAGTACCAGAAAAAGCTATTATTTTCGCATCCTCAAAGCTTAAAGTTAAAGAGGTTACAAAATCTTTGAAAAGATTAAAGCTAAATGTAGGTGAAATGCATTCAGACTTAGATCAATCTCAACGCGAGTTTATTATGCGTGAATTTAAAAATGGTCGAATTAATATTTTAGTAGCTACTGATATTGTATCCCGAGGTATTGATATTGATGATATAAGATTGGTAGTAAACTATGATGTGCCTCACGATTCTGAGGATTATGTACATCGTATTGGACGTACTGCACGTGCTAATAATGATGGAGTTGCTATCACTTTTGTCAATGAGAAGGAACAAACTGCATTTAAATCAATTGAAGATTTTTTAGAAAAGACAATTTATAAGATTCCTGTTCCTGAAGAATTAGGTGAGGCTCCTGAATATAACCCACGTTCACATAACAGAAAAAGTAATTTCAAAGGCAAGAAAAAGTTTTCAGGAAAGAGAAAAGAGTAA
- a CDS encoding TlpA disulfide reductase family protein, whose amino-acid sequence MKYVKWLFVVLLITSLNSFVGKDKPTGGLNIGDVAPDFNFRTTLKNHQLNLKDLKGQYVLINFWASYDAQSRMQNVSLNNAIRDSFKKVKFVSISFDEYQSVFKETVRKDQIASLVCFVDTKGETSEIFKEYSLDRGFSSYLLDENGVIIAKNISATELSSFIN is encoded by the coding sequence ATGAAGTATGTAAAATGGCTTTTTGTTGTATTATTAATCACTTCCTTGAATTCTTTTGTTGGAAAAGACAAACCCACTGGCGGTTTGAACATTGGAGACGTAGCTCCCGATTTTAATTTCAGAACTACTCTCAAAAATCATCAACTTAATTTGAAAGACCTGAAAGGTCAGTATGTGCTAATTAACTTTTGGGCTAGTTATGATGCACAATCTAGAATGCAAAATGTTAGTTTAAACAATGCAATCAGGGATTCTTTCAAGAAAGTTAAATTTGTTTCCATCTCGTTTGATGAATATCAGTCGGTTTTTAAGGAAACAGTACGGAAAGATCAAATAGCATCACTTGTTTGTTTCGTAGACACAAAAGGTGAAACCTCTGAAATCTTTAAAGAATATAGCTTAGATAGAGGTTTTAGTAGCTATTTATTAGATGAAAATGGTGTAATTATAGCCAAAAACATCTCTGCAACTGAACTCTCTTCTTTTATAAATTAA
- the ileS gene encoding isoleucine--tRNA ligase, which yields MSKRFTEYSQFDLSQVNKDVLKKWDENGVFAKSMTEREGCPSFVFFEGPPSANGMPGIHHVMARSIKDIFCRYKTMKGFQVKRKAGWDTHGLPVELGVEKTLGITKEDIGKSISVAEYNAACRKDVMKFTKEWEDLTHKMGYWVDMNDPYITYDNRYIETLWWLLKQLYKKDLLYKGYTIQPYSPAAGTGLSSHELNQPGCYRDVKDTTVVAQFKMKNPKPEMAAWGTSYFIAWTTTPWTLPSNTALCVGPNINYVAVQSYNSYTGEPITVVLAKDLVNAHFNSKAAELNLEDYKAGDKLIPFKVIAEYKGADLVGMEYEQLMPWVNPGEDAFRVIPGDYVTTEDGTGIVHIAPTFGADDARVAKAAGIPPLQLINKKGELRPMVDLTGKFYTLDELDETFVKEKVNVELYSEYAGRFVKNDYDPNLTEKDETLDVSLCMMMKAANLAFKIEKHVHNYPHCWRTDKPVLYYPLDSWFIKSTACKERMMELNKTINWKPESTGTGRFGKWLENLNDWNLSRSRYWGTPLPIWRSEDNSAEICIESVEQLYNEIEKSINAGFMKENPYKGFEAGVYTKDNYDKIDLHRPYVDDIILVSEDGKPMKRESDLIDVWFDSGAMPYAQIHYPFENKELLDNREVYPADFIAEGVDQTRGWFFTLHAIASMIFDNVAYKAVISNGLVLDKNGNKMSKRLGNAVDPFSTIEKYGSDPLRWYMITNSSPWDNLKFDVEGVEEVRRKFFGTLYNTYSFFSLYANVDNFAYQEADIPVNERPEIDRWILSVLNSLIKEVDTCYNEYEPTKAGRLISDFVNDNLSNWYVRLNRKRFWGGEYTQDKLSAYQTLYTCLEAVAKLMAPIAPFYADRLYTDLINATGRDNVVSVHLAKFPEFNANLIDKDLEARMQMAQDVTSMVLALRRKVSIKVRQPLQCIMIPVVDEEQKAHIEAVKSLIMNEVNVKEIKFVDETAGVLVKKVKCDFKKLGPKFGKQMKAVAAQVAEMSQDAIAELEKNGKYTLMIDGNKAILDATDVEIFSEDIPGWLVANEGKLTVALEVTITEDLRKEGIARELVNRIQNIRKSSGFEITDKIKITLSKNEQTDDAVNEYNSYICNQVLSNSLILADNVTDATELNFDDFSLFVNVVKE from the coding sequence ATGAGTAAGAGATTTACTGAATATTCTCAGTTTGACCTCTCGCAGGTAAACAAAGATGTACTAAAGAAATGGGATGAAAACGGTGTTTTCGCCAAAAGTATGACAGAACGTGAAGGCTGTCCTTCGTTTGTGTTTTTTGAAGGACCTCCATCGGCTAATGGTATGCCGGGTATTCACCACGTAATGGCTCGTTCCATTAAGGATATTTTTTGTCGCTATAAAACAATGAAAGGTTTTCAGGTAAAGCGTAAAGCCGGATGGGATACTCACGGACTTCCTGTAGAACTTGGTGTTGAAAAAACTTTAGGCATTACAAAGGAGGATATTGGAAAATCAATCTCCGTAGCTGAATATAATGCAGCTTGCCGTAAAGATGTGATGAAGTTTACTAAAGAATGGGAAGACCTAACTCACAAAATGGGATATTGGGTGGACATGAATGACCCATACATTACTTATGATAACCGCTATATTGAAACTCTTTGGTGGCTTTTAAAGCAACTATACAAAAAAGACTTATTATATAAAGGATATACTATTCAGCCATATTCTCCAGCTGCAGGTACTGGTTTAAGTTCTCACGAATTGAACCAACCGGGTTGTTATCGCGATGTAAAGGATACAACTGTAGTTGCTCAGTTTAAAATGAAAAACCCAAAACCTGAAATGGCTGCATGGGGTACTTCTTATTTTATAGCTTGGACTACAACTCCATGGACTTTGCCTTCAAATACTGCACTTTGTGTAGGACCAAATATCAATTACGTGGCTGTTCAGTCATATAATTCATATACTGGTGAGCCTATCACTGTAGTATTGGCTAAAGACTTGGTTAATGCACACTTTAATTCTAAAGCTGCCGAACTGAATCTTGAAGATTACAAAGCAGGAGATAAGCTGATTCCATTTAAGGTAATTGCTGAATACAAAGGTGCTGATCTTGTTGGTATGGAGTATGAACAGCTTATGCCTTGGGTAAATCCTGGTGAAGATGCTTTCCGTGTAATCCCTGGCGATTATGTAACAACAGAAGATGGTACAGGTATCGTTCACATTGCTCCTACATTTGGTGCTGATGATGCTCGCGTTGCGAAAGCAGCAGGTATTCCTCCATTGCAACTGATTAACAAGAAAGGTGAGCTTCGCCCAATGGTGGATCTTACCGGTAAATTCTATACTTTAGATGAACTTGACGAAACTTTTGTAAAAGAGAAAGTTAACGTTGAACTATATAGCGAATATGCAGGCCGTTTCGTAAAGAATGACTATGATCCTAATCTTACAGAAAAAGATGAAACTCTTGATGTAAGTCTCTGTATGATGATGAAGGCTGCCAATCTTGCATTTAAGATTGAAAAGCATGTTCACAACTATCCTCACTGCTGGCGTACAGACAAACCTGTACTTTATTATCCGCTCGACAGTTGGTTTATCAAGTCTACAGCATGCAAAGAACGCATGATGGAGCTTAACAAAACTATTAACTGGAAACCGGAATCAACAGGTACAGGACGTTTTGGTAAGTGGCTGGAAAATCTTAATGACTGGAACCTTAGCCGTTCTCGTTACTGGGGAACTCCGCTTCCAATCTGGCGTTCAGAAGATAACTCGGCAGAAATCTGCATTGAATCTGTAGAGCAATTATATAATGAGATAGAGAAATCTATTAATGCTGGCTTTATGAAAGAAAATCCTTATAAAGGATTCGAAGCTGGCGTTTATACAAAGGATAATTACGATAAGATTGATTTGCACCGTCCTTATGTGGATGATATCATCCTTGTATCTGAAGATGGCAAACCAATGAAACGTGAAAGTGATCTTATTGACGTTTGGTTCGATTCTGGTGCTATGCCTTATGCACAGATTCACTATCCGTTCGAAAATAAAGAATTACTAGACAACCGTGAAGTTTATCCGGCAGATTTCATTGCAGAAGGTGTTGACCAGACTCGTGGATGGTTCTTTACTCTGCATGCAATTGCTTCTATGATATTTGATAATGTAGCTTATAAAGCTGTAATATCAAACGGATTGGTACTCGATAAGAATGGTAATAAGATGTCTAAACGTTTAGGTAATGCTGTAGATCCATTCTCAACAATAGAGAAATATGGTTCAGATCCTTTACGTTGGTACATGATTACAAACTCGTCTCCATGGGACAACCTGAAATTTGACGTAGAAGGAGTTGAAGAAGTACGCCGTAAGTTCTTCGGCACACTATACAACACTTATTCATTCTTCTCATTATATGCAAATGTAGATAACTTTGCTTATCAGGAAGCTGATATTCCGGTAAATGAACGTCCGGAAATTGACCGTTGGATATTGTCTGTACTTAACTCTCTGATCAAGGAAGTTGATACTTGCTACAATGAATACGAACCAACAAAGGCAGGACGTCTGATTTCTGACTTTGTAAACGATAACTTATCTAACTGGTACGTTCGCCTTAACCGTAAACGTTTCTGGGGAGGTGAATATACTCAGGATAAACTTTCTGCATATCAAACTCTTTATACTTGTCTTGAAGCAGTAGCTAAATTAATGGCGCCAATCGCTCCATTCTACGCTGACAGATTATACACAGACTTGATCAATGCTACAGGTCGTGATAATGTTGTTTCTGTTCACCTTGCTAAGTTCCCCGAATTTAATGCAAATCTTATAGATAAAGATTTGGAAGCAAGAATGCAGATGGCTCAGGATGTAACTTCTATGGTTTTGGCTTTACGTCGTAAGGTAAGCATCAAAGTTCGCCAACCGCTTCAATGTATTATGATTCCGGTAGTGGACGAAGAACAAAAAGCTCATATTGAAGCCGTAAAATCACTTATTATGAATGAAGTGAACGTCAAAGAAATCAAGTTTGTAGACGAAACTGCTGGTGTATTGGTGAAGAAAGTGAAATGCGACTTCAAGAAACTTGGACCAAAATTCGGTAAACAAATGAAAGCCGTTGCTGCTCAGGTTGCAGAAATGTCTCAGGATGCAATTGCCGAACTGGAAAAAAATGGTAAATATACTTTGATGATTGACGGTAACAAAGCTATTCTTGATGCAACAGACGTAGAAATCTTCAGTGAAGACATCCCGGGATGGTTGGTTGCTAATGAAGGAAAACTAACTGTAGCACTTGAAGTTACTATAACCGAAGATCTACGAAAAGAGGGTATTGCTCGTGAATTAGTAAACCGTATTCAGAATATTCGTAAATCTAGTGGGTTTGAAATTACTGATAAAATAAAAATTACATTATCTAAAAATGAACAGACAGATGATGCGGTAAATGAATATAATTCTTATATTTGTAACCAAGTATTGTCTAATTCTCTCATTTTAGCTGATAATGTAACAGACGCGACAGAATTGAATTTTGACGATTTCTCTCTATTTGTAAATGTAGTAAAAGAATAA